Proteins from a single region of Megachile rotundata isolate GNS110a chromosome 7, iyMegRotu1, whole genome shotgun sequence:
- the LOC105661997 gene encoding uncharacterized protein LOC105661997: MRIWLLFTLFLLIAVLASETFAKKPGKDVESRGNHEKKKRDIAYTKEEKYKGNEKKLSRKRKSAPEEETVESVAEEAKVEESGKYKSKNKKLKDKENVDPKSKSQEETPKDKSKKKQSKYSVNTQDVHQKNSKKSKKSKLEERNLESDKSKQKSDSKKADKTNKVTKQDKKKKQEKKQEAEEAPVEVEVEEPKKLSKKEKKAEKNRKKRETQPEEEAVDAQEEVEPELEGESENSKAKSCATPEEAEDAEEESQEECNEA, translated from the exons TATTTGGCTACTTTTCACTCTCTTCCTGCTCATCGCGGTGTTAGCGTCCGAGACGTTCGCGAAGAAGCCTGGCAAGGATGTGGAGTCAAGAGGCAACCACGAGAAAAAGAAGAGGGACATAGCCTACACGAA GGAAGAAAAATACAAGGGAAATGAGAAGAAGCTATCAAGGAAGAGGAAGAGCGCCCCCGAAGAAGAGACCGTTGAATCTGTCGCAGAAGAAGCGAAGGTCGAAGAATCGGGAAAGTACAAATCAAAAAATAAGAAGTTGAAGGATAAAGAGAACGTCGATCCCAAAAGCAAATCCCAAGAGGAGACACCGAAAGACAAGTCAAAGAAAAAGCAGTCCAAGTACTCGGTAAATACGCAGGACGTTCATCAGAAGAATTCCAAGAAGTCGAAGAAATCGAAGCTCGAAGAAAGGAACCTAGAGAGCGACAAATCGAAGCAGAAATCTGACAGCAAGAAAGCTGATAAAACTAACAAAGTAACGAAACAAGACAAGAAGAAGAAGCAGGAGAAGAAGCAGGAAGCGGAGGAAGCGCCCGTCGAGGTAGAAGTCGAAGAACCGAAGAAGTTgtcgaagaaggagaagaaggccGAGAAGAATAGAAAGAAGCGTGAAACGCAACCGGAAGAAGAGGCGGTCGATGCTCAGGAAGAAGTCGAACCGGAATTGGAAGGCGAATCGGAAAATTCGAAGGCCAAGAGCTGTGCTACACCGGAAGAGGCTGAGGACGCTGAAGAGGAATCCCAGGAAGAGTGCAACGAAGCGTGA